The nucleotide sequence taaaacaaggAAGATATATAAAAGTAATGTCGTAAAGTGTAAACTATAAGGAACTTTAGCTGGGAAGAGCAAGGAACCAGCAAGTAAGACAATAATTGAAGGAAAGGAACAATTAAGAGGGACTGAGGACATGCATAGTCCTCAGAGTTCAATGGAACAGTTGCAAAACTCAAGTGTGATGTGGCCGCCTTTGCATGGATCGATTTTAGCTAGATCGCTTTCAATTGACAAATGGCGATCAAAGCCAAACTCTGATGACATCGGCGAAGAGTCCAAATGCCGAGAGAATTGATACTGATAAGGAGAATCAGAGGAAGGTGGCAGAGCATCTAGGTACAATTAAGCTAATTACGGAGAAGGAAGTTCAGATTCATAGAAAATTGGATGAGGAGCTGCAGAACAACAAAAAGTAATGGGTGAACTTATTCGCTGGGAACAATTGAGGTATGAACCTCAAATTTGTTGCTCCTATgatcaaaaatggtgaaaaagtAGTTGAATTAGATAATACTGAGGTAGATCGAGAAACAACAAAATGGAAACATGCAATTGTGTTATATGTTGTTGGTGATTCTCCTTCAATAGGTGCTTTAGATCGTTTCATCAATGCGCAGTGGAATTTTGTTACCAAGCCAAAAATTTACTTTCATAATGACAGATATTTTGTGGTTAAATTCAATAGTGTGGAAGATAGGGATGTTGTGTTAATGTCAGGGCCACATACTATAAGGAATAAACCTATAATTGTCAAAGCATGGTCACCTAACTtcgattttgatatagaggtatTACAGACAATTCCTATATGGGTTAAGCTTCCAAATTTGCCACTAAACTGCTGGAGTATGGATTCAGTTAGTAGGATTGGAAATGGATTAGGAATCCCAATATATTCAGATGAATGCACGACTAAAGTAGAGAGGATTTCTTATGCAAGACTGCTAGTAGAGATGGATGTTATAAAGGACATGCTTAGAGTCATAAAAGTTATGGATCCGACGGGAAAAGTTTTTGAGCAACAAGTTGCATACGATTGGATACCTAAATACTGCCACACTTGTCTTCAAGTTGGCCATGTTTGCAGACCAGCACAGATCATACCTGAAgccaaacaataacaacaaaaaccAATGATGGAATGGAGAAGAAGAACAAACCCAGAGAAGGTGGAAACAACTGCAAAGGAACAGTCAAATAGCATGATACAGAATATAAGGTCACAGTGTGAGAATGATAAAATAACAGAATGGGAGAAAGCAAAAAGGAAATCAGCAGCAAAAGGTGGACAGTCCAAAATAAGAGGAACAACGGGCATTAATATAGTGAATGAATTTAGTCCACTAATTACTGCAATAACTGGTGAATCAGTGAACAATTCTACTAAGAAGAAAGGGTAATGCAGCTACCAAGGTGATACTAGGGACCCAAAACTCAAGCAACCAACTAAATGAAAATCATAGCATGAAATGTGAGGGGTATAAATAAAGTATACAAgcaaaaagaagtaaagaagtTTATTACAAATAATGATGTAGGATTGATAGCAATACTGGAGAATAAAGTCAAGGAGGAGAATGCAAGTAGAGTGATTAACAAGATTACATCAAATTGGAGATGGTGTGCACATTACTCACATAGTAATAAAGGGAGAATATAGATTATTTGGGATCCAAATAGAGTAGAATTTGAAACAACTGGTATGAGTGCTTAAGCCATTCATGGTATTGTTAGTATCCCTCAGTTGCAAATTAAAATTACTATGTCAGCAGTGTATGGAATGCATACTGTTGAAACAAGGAAAGACCTATGGGAGGAACTGAGAAGTGTCAACAACTCTGTTCAAGGACCATGGCTAGCTGTTGGAGACTTTAATGCAATAAATGACATGGATGATAGACAATTTGGTAATCCATTTCAGAAAAATGAGATCAGAGATTTTAATGATTTCTTACAGTCAAGTGGCATggctgaattacatacaatgggTAGAGGATATACATGGTCAAATGGGCAAATCTATAGCAGGATAGACAAGGCTCTAGTAAATGCTGACTGGTTGTTAACAGTTGTTGTTACAGAGGTGGTGATATTAAATCCTGGGATTTCTAACCATACACCACTAAGTATTCAACTCAAGGAAGTTGTAAAGAGGAGTCCAAAGCCTTTCAGATTTCTAAACTGTTTAGCGGAGCATAAAGATTTCCTAAGTGTGGTCTGGCTCATGTATGGTGCAGTCCAACTGGTAAAAACCACATGGAGGATATATGGTGGAAGCTCAAAGTGTTGAAGATAGATTTGAAGCAGTTAAATCAAAGAGAATTCAGGAATATAGAAGAGAAGATTGGGCTATGTCGACAGAAACTACATGATATTCAAATAAAAATGGGAAGTCACAATCATTCAAATGTGTTATTTGCAGAAGAAAAGGAATTGAAGCTAGAATTAGAGAAATGGAGCCTTGTGGAAGAGAGTATAGTAAAACAGGAATCAAGAACTAAATGGTTGGAATTAGGTGATGCCAACACTACCTATTTTTTTGCTAGTCTAAAGAATAGGCAAGCTCAAAACAGGATCAAAATTCTTGTTAATGCCACAGGTGATATCCTCCAACAACCAGAAGACATAGTAGATGAGGTGACCAGTTATTATAGGAAACTATTAGGCAGTGCTGCTGATCAACTACCAGCAGTAAATCCTGAAATCATGATGCATGGGAATGGACTAACAAGACAGCAACAATTGCAATTGATAGCACAAGTCACTCATGAAGAAGTATATCAAGCCCTTATGAGCATAGATGATCACAAAGCTTCTGGTTGTGAAGGTTTCAATGCTCTCTTCTTCAAAAAGGCTTGGTCTGTGATTGGAAGAGATGTTATAGCTGTTGTGATTCAATTCTTCACGGATGGGGATATACATAAAGCTATTAACTGCACTACAATAGCACTGATTCCAAAAGTCAAGAATCCATCAAAGATATATGAAATTAGACTTATAGCATGTTGTACTATGTTGTATAAATTGATCTCTAAAATCCTCACAAAATGAATGCAGGGTGTTATGGACAGTCTAGTGGATAAAAGCCAATCTGCTTTTGTTCCAGGAAGGCTATTCACTGACAACATCATATTGAGCCATGAACTTGTGAAGGGGTATGGAAGAAAAGGCATCACTCCTAGATGTATGCTGAAAAATTGACATGAGGAAAGCCTATGACTCAGTGGAATGGCCATACATTGAGCAAATTCTCAATTGTCTCTAGTTCCCAGCTAAATTTGTCAAATGAATCATGTGTTGCATTACAACTGTCTCATACTCAATCCTACTCAATGGTGAGCCAGTGGTTCCATTTCtagcaaaaaaaaaaggattcAGACAAGGGGATCCACTATCCCCTTTTTTATTTGTGCTAGTTATGGAATacttcagtcttagtttaaaggGGATCAATGAGGAACCAAGCTTTAAATTCCATCCAAGGTGTAAGAAACTGCAAATTGTACAGCTTGGTTTTGCTGATGGTCTTATACTATTTTGCAAAGGAGAGCTGAAATCAGTCAACCTACTAGTCCAATACTTTCAGCATTTCTCATAGGTGTCAGGTTTAGTTGCTAATGTTGATAAAAGCTCAATGTATTTTGGAGGGGTGCAACAGAAAGTTCAACATAATATTCTACATGTTATACAATTCAAAAAGAGAGAGATGCCTTTTAGATACTTAAAAATCCCCCTGGGTACTAAAAGGCTATCAATTGTGCAATGTAAACCTCTCCTTAATAACATGCTGGCCAGGATCAAATCATGGACTACACGATATCTATCATATGCAGGCATATTACAGCGTGTGAAATCTTTGCTCTTCTCTATTCAAATATTCTGGTTGCAAGTGTTTATCCTACCCAAAAAGGTGGCTCAACTGGTGGAATCAACTTGTAGGAACTTTCTATGGACAGGCGGAAATGAGCTTACAAAATAAGCACTTATTGCATGGGATAGATTATGTCTTCCTAGAACTGCAGGAGGCtggtgttgcggaagccaaatgtatatagtgtgaataagtcacaactactataccaaaaattatgacagccaccaaataataaataagacaataaagtaacaataaagggaacactagaatttacgaggttcggctaattttgcctactcctcggacacaaccaatattttatttcactccaaaaatacaagtgaaataatactaaagagagaagatacaaatgccttaaacagatgagaaggcaaatgagaggtgtgtttgaatcctaaacattaagccttcttttatagggggaaaatccccccaactattgctaacccaccgatgtgggaagctgaaatatttgacatttcaacaaatctccaccttggcaaaaattccacgtcttcaattttctctctataacaaattttggttgtgtcttcatcttcaatcttcagtgttcaacaatgttgatcaaatccaaacaatgttgaaacttgaccgcagtcaccacctttgtcagcatatcagcaggattctccgtagtatgaattttcttcaccgtgactccatcttcttctatgatttctcgtacgaaatgataccgaacatcaatgtgcttcgtccttgcatgataaacttggttcttcgctaattgaatagcactttgactatcacaaaaattgtgatacctttttgttcaacaccaagctcctttagcaatccttgaagccaaattgcctctttcacagcctctgtaatagccatgtactctgcctctgttgtagacaaagcaactgttgactgcaaagtagacttccaactaactggtgcctttgcaaaagtaaacacataaccagtagttgatcttcgtttgtccagatcacccgcaaaatctgagtcacaatatccaactacagactaattgtcttcctgctcaaaaactaacccgacatctacagtattatgaatataccgtagaatccacttcacagcttgccaatgctccttccctggattgtgcatatatctgctaataactccaacaacttgtgaaatgtcaggccttgtgcaaaccattgcatacatcaagctaccaacagcatttgcgtatggtacctttgacatatactctcgttcagcttcatccattggcgacatagtagtacttagcttaaaatggggagcaagtggagtactaactggcttagtcttgtcatctatgccaaaacgttgtagtactctcttcaaatattctttctgagataaacagagtttctttgaacgtctatctctaattatctccatgccaagaatt is from Nicotiana tabacum cultivar K326 chromosome 18, ASM71507v2, whole genome shotgun sequence and encodes:
- the LOC142172463 gene encoding uncharacterized protein LOC142172463; its protein translation is MNLKFVAPMIKNGEKVVELDNTEVDRETTKWKHAIVLYVVGDSPSIGALDRFINAQWNFVTKPKIYFHNDRYFVVKFNSVEDRDVVLMSGPHTIRNKPIIVKAWSPNFDFDIEVLQTIPIWVKLPNLPLNCWSMDSVSRIGNGLGIPIYSDECTTKVERISYARLLVEMDVIKDMLRVIKVMDPTGKVFEQQVAYDWIPKYCHTCLQVGHVCRPAQIIPEAKQ